From Paraburkholderia sabiae, a single genomic window includes:
- a CDS encoding LysE family translocator: MFSTALFLTAAGVGLAVAAPVGPMGMLCIRRTLTDGPRAGLAIGFGIASGDAFYGLIAALGLVSVSHFMLAYDKPLHIIAGLFLLYLGVRTMLQKVPEDSSKNNENGKLANIGHAGALKAFASALLLTLTNPQTVIMFAALFTTLAPRGPFSSSVALTTVFGVFCGSIAWWCFLVTAVSLARHAIGHKLRVIIDRIAGLALAAFGVVEIKRAI, translated from the coding sequence ATGTTCAGCACAGCACTATTTCTAACCGCCGCCGGAGTCGGCCTGGCAGTAGCCGCCCCAGTCGGCCCGATGGGCATGCTCTGCATCCGCCGGACGCTAACGGACGGCCCCCGCGCGGGCCTGGCAATCGGCTTCGGCATAGCATCCGGCGACGCCTTCTACGGCCTGATCGCAGCGCTAGGGCTCGTGTCGGTATCGCACTTCATGCTGGCCTACGACAAACCGCTGCACATCATTGCAGGACTCTTCCTGCTCTACCTCGGCGTCCGCACGATGCTGCAAAAAGTCCCCGAGGACAGCAGCAAGAACAACGAGAACGGCAAACTCGCCAACATCGGCCACGCAGGCGCATTAAAAGCCTTCGCCAGCGCATTGCTGCTCACCCTCACCAATCCGCAAACGGTCATCATGTTCGCCGCCCTCTTCACGACGCTCGCGCCGCGCGGACCGTTTTCATCGAGCGTCGCGCTCACGACGGTGTTCGGCGTGTTCTGCGGATCGATCGCGTGGTGGTGCTTCCTCGTGACGGCCGTGTCGCTCGCGCGGCATGCGATCGGTCACAAGCTGCGTGTGATCATCGACCGCATCGCGGGCCTCGCGCTCGCCGCATTCGGCGTCGTCGAAATCAAACGCGCGATCTGA
- the rarD gene encoding EamA family transporter RarD, with product MNPGVAYALLAFTLWGLFPVYFKSLHQISPVEMLAHRMVWSMLFLFIVLTVRQQWRWLAPVLRDHRLLGRFAASALLLSTNWGIYIWAVNAGHIVEASLGYFINPLINVLFGLAFLGERLRRVQWFSVAIAACGVLYLTWQNGHPPWISLALAFSFAGYGLLRKTAQLGALEGLTLETVLLFPVAVLYLFFASSHGESGFGAATVGVKVLLALAGPITAVPLLLFAAGARRIPLSMLGLIQYVTPSLQLLIGVLIYREPFGQTQLIGYGAIWVALALYSLEGLWRARFARA from the coding sequence ATGAATCCCGGCGTCGCCTACGCATTGCTCGCGTTCACTCTGTGGGGACTGTTTCCCGTCTACTTCAAGTCGCTGCATCAGATTTCGCCGGTGGAGATGCTCGCCCACCGGATGGTGTGGTCGATGCTGTTCCTCTTTATCGTCCTCACCGTGCGCCAGCAGTGGCGGTGGCTCGCGCCTGTGCTGCGCGATCACCGGCTGCTCGGGCGCTTCGCCGCGAGTGCGCTGTTGCTGTCGACGAACTGGGGCATCTATATCTGGGCCGTCAACGCGGGGCATATCGTCGAGGCGAGCCTTGGGTATTTCATCAATCCGCTGATCAACGTGCTGTTCGGCCTCGCGTTTCTCGGCGAGCGGCTGCGGCGCGTGCAGTGGTTTTCCGTGGCGATCGCAGCGTGCGGCGTGCTGTACCTCACGTGGCAGAACGGCCATCCGCCGTGGATCAGCCTTGCGCTGGCATTCAGCTTCGCGGGCTATGGGCTGTTGCGCAAGACGGCGCAACTGGGCGCGCTCGAAGGACTGACGCTCGAAACGGTGCTGCTGTTTCCCGTTGCTGTGCTGTATCTGTTCTTCGCGTCGTCGCATGGGGAGAGCGGGTTCGGCGCGGCGACCGTCGGCGTGAAGGTGTTGCTGGCGCTCGCCGGACCGATCACGGCTGTGCCGCTGCTGCTGTTCGCGGCGGGCGCGCGGCGCATCCCGCTGTCGATGCTCGGCCTGATCCAGTACGTGACGCCGTCGCTGCAACTGCTGATTGGCGTGCTGATTTATCGCGAGCCGTTCGGGCAGACTCAGCTGATCGGCTATGGCGCGATCTGGGTTGCGCTGGCGCTGTATTCGCTCGAAGGATTGTGGCGCGCGCGGTTTGCGCGCGCCTGA
- a CDS encoding sulfite exporter TauE/SafE family protein, with product MALPHIDLLFSASGLFVGFLVGLTGVGGGSLMTPILVLLFNVHPATAVGTDLLYAAATKATGTLVHGVKGSIDWQVTLRLAAGSVPAATITLILLHRYGMGSARGGHLISVVLGVALLITAVALVFRPQLTAFAAARKRATGQGSTLGLTMLTGAVLGVLVSLTSVGAGAIGVTVLLLLYPMLPTTRIVGSDIAHAVPLTLLAGAGHWLLGSIDWSMLLSLLVGSLPGIVIGSYLSSKAPEKLLRNLLAATLTLVGVRLVIA from the coding sequence ATGGCACTTCCCCACATCGATCTCCTGTTTTCCGCATCCGGCCTCTTTGTCGGCTTTCTGGTCGGGCTGACGGGCGTCGGCGGCGGCTCGCTGATGACGCCGATCCTCGTGCTGCTCTTCAACGTCCATCCCGCGACGGCCGTCGGCACGGATCTGCTGTACGCCGCCGCTACCAAGGCGACGGGCACGCTCGTGCATGGGGTGAAGGGTTCGATCGACTGGCAGGTGACCTTGCGTCTTGCCGCGGGCAGCGTCCCCGCCGCCACGATCACGCTGATCCTGCTGCATCGCTACGGGATGGGTTCGGCGCGCGGTGGCCATCTGATTTCGGTCGTGCTCGGCGTGGCGCTGCTCATCACGGCCGTCGCGCTGGTGTTCCGTCCGCAGTTGACGGCATTCGCGGCTGCGCGCAAGCGCGCGACGGGCCAGGGCAGCACGCTCGGGCTGACGATGCTGACGGGCGCCGTGCTCGGTGTGCTGGTGTCGCTGACGTCGGTCGGCGCAGGCGCGATCGGCGTCACGGTGCTCCTGCTGCTCTATCCGATGCTGCCGACCACGCGCATCGTCGGCTCCGATATCGCGCATGCCGTGCCGCTCACGCTGCTGGCGGGCGCAGGCCACTGGCTGCTCGGTTCGATCGACTGGTCGATGCTGCTGTCGCTTCTGGTCGGCTCGCTGCCGGGCATCGTGATCGGAAGCTACCTGTCGTCGAAGGCGCCCGAAAAACTGCTGCGCAATCTGCTCGCCGCCACGCTGACGCTCGTCGGCGTGAGGCTCGTGATTGCCTGA
- a CDS encoding D-(-)-3-hydroxybutyrate oligomer hydrolase, with protein MTGKLLFGRTATALCIATTSILLAACGHGDDHNNPTTNALPAFIVSGSVTTTSYDGNSDDLLTGGLGKSGIGSATAPAFANAASPTPAELRRLAIWSNYRALVDMSANGGYGRFWGPNVDLNGNDTLGEGKIAGTEYLAYADNGSGKQNVTLMVQVPNTFDPNNPCIVTATSSGSRGVYGAISAAGEWGLKRGCAVAYTDKGSGNGAEEMETGLVTLMNGTLSAAAGAGSKSLFTADVTSSALASFNTGFPNRYAFKHAHSQQNPEQDWGRDTLEAIQFAYWAINQQFAPTINNNAQQHGVRYSAGSITTIAASVSNGGGASLAAAEQDTQGWITAVVVGEPQINLNMASSAKVFEGGVAIPAAGAPLADYMTYANLLQPCAADATAATGAPYLTALPLATTQAIRSARCASLAASGVVSGADVTSQANDALAKLHAAGYEADSDVLHAPMWDSQAVPAVAVTYANAYTKSSVTDNLCDFSFGTTNATTGAAGATPAASPMLAVFGLGNGVPPTNGINLVYNVSPAGGADHRLATADAAFTGAACLRALWTSGDTRMQQNVNAIRVNANLHGKPAIIVQGRSDALVPVNHASRAYLAMNNITEGSKSQLSFYEVMNGQHFDAFLSVAGFDTRFIPVHYYNVQALNLMWNHLKSGAALPPSQVIRTVPRGGTAGSAPALTTANLPAISMSPGANAIQVAAGAVNVPK; from the coding sequence ATGACAGGGAAACTGTTGTTCGGACGTACTGCCACTGCCCTTTGCATCGCCACGACCTCGATCCTGCTCGCCGCGTGTGGCCACGGCGACGATCACAACAACCCCACGACCAACGCGCTGCCAGCGTTCATCGTATCGGGCAGCGTCACCACGACGAGCTACGACGGCAACAGCGACGACCTGCTGACGGGCGGCCTCGGCAAGTCAGGCATCGGTTCCGCGACGGCGCCCGCGTTCGCCAACGCCGCGAGTCCGACACCCGCCGAACTGCGGCGGCTTGCGATCTGGTCGAACTATCGGGCGCTGGTCGACATGTCGGCGAATGGCGGATACGGGCGCTTCTGGGGGCCCAACGTCGATCTGAACGGCAACGACACGCTCGGCGAAGGCAAGATCGCGGGCACCGAGTATCTCGCCTACGCCGACAACGGCAGCGGCAAGCAGAACGTGACCTTGATGGTCCAGGTGCCCAACACGTTCGATCCGAACAATCCGTGCATCGTCACGGCGACATCGTCCGGTTCGCGCGGCGTGTACGGCGCGATTTCGGCTGCGGGCGAGTGGGGCCTCAAGCGCGGCTGCGCCGTCGCCTACACCGACAAGGGCAGCGGCAACGGCGCCGAAGAGATGGAGACGGGCCTCGTCACGCTGATGAACGGCACGCTGTCGGCGGCTGCGGGCGCGGGCAGCAAAAGTCTCTTCACGGCGGACGTGACATCGAGCGCACTGGCGTCGTTCAACACCGGCTTTCCGAACCGCTACGCGTTCAAGCACGCGCACTCGCAGCAGAACCCGGAGCAGGACTGGGGCCGCGACACGCTCGAAGCAATCCAGTTCGCGTACTGGGCGATCAACCAGCAGTTCGCGCCGACGATCAACAACAACGCGCAGCAGCATGGCGTGCGCTACAGCGCGGGCAGCATCACGACGATCGCGGCGTCCGTCAGCAACGGCGGCGGCGCGTCGCTCGCCGCTGCCGAGCAGGACACGCAAGGCTGGATCACGGCCGTCGTGGTCGGCGAGCCGCAGATCAATCTGAACATGGCGTCGTCGGCGAAGGTGTTCGAAGGCGGCGTGGCGATTCCCGCAGCGGGCGCGCCGCTCGCCGACTACATGACTTACGCGAATCTGCTGCAGCCGTGCGCGGCGGACGCGACGGCAGCGACAGGCGCACCGTATCTGACCGCGTTGCCGCTCGCGACCACGCAGGCGATCCGCTCGGCGCGCTGCGCATCGCTGGCGGCGAGTGGCGTCGTCAGCGGCGCGGACGTGACGAGCCAGGCCAACGACGCCCTCGCGAAGCTGCACGCCGCCGGCTACGAAGCCGACTCGGACGTGCTACATGCGCCAATGTGGGATTCGCAGGCCGTGCCCGCCGTCGCCGTCACGTATGCGAACGCGTACACGAAGTCGAGCGTGACCGACAACCTGTGCGACTTCAGCTTCGGCACGACGAACGCGACGACGGGCGCAGCGGGTGCCACGCCCGCCGCGTCGCCGATGCTCGCCGTGTTCGGTCTCGGCAACGGCGTGCCGCCCACCAACGGCATCAACCTCGTCTACAACGTTTCGCCCGCGGGCGGCGCGGATCACCGCCTCGCGACAGCCGACGCCGCCTTCACGGGCGCCGCGTGTCTGCGCGCGTTGTGGACATCGGGCGACACCCGCATGCAGCAGAACGTCAATGCGATCCGCGTGAACGCGAACCTGCATGGCAAGCCCGCCATCATCGTCCAGGGACGCAGCGATGCGCTCGTGCCCGTGAACCACGCATCGCGCGCGTATCTGGCGATGAACAACATCACGGAAGGTTCAAAGAGCCAGCTGTCGTTCTATGAGGTGATGAACGGCCAGCACTTCGATGCTTTCCTGAGCGTGGCCGGCTTCGATACGCGCTTCATCCCCGTGCACTACTACAACGTGCAGGCGTTGAACCTGATGTGGAATCACCTGAAGAGCGGTGCGGCGCTGCCGCCTTCGCAGGTGATCCGCACGGTGCCGCGCGGCGGCACGGCGGGTTCCGCGCCCGCGCTCACGACGGCCAATCTGCCGGCGATTTCGATGAGCCCGGGAGCGAATGCGATTCAGGTGGCAGCGGGCGCAGTGAACGTGCCCAAGTGA
- a CDS encoding BON domain-containing protein: protein MKSVDFLKAVGGVVAMVVACHTYAQASDSTATGTTATAPAANSKAVKKQDRALGKKVRSALAKTQGLDVSAINVRARSGAVTLTGTAPDNDQIQKAGDVAKGVAGVTSVSNKINVQQQ, encoded by the coding sequence ATGAAATCGGTCGATTTTCTGAAGGCAGTGGGTGGTGTTGTCGCAATGGTCGTCGCATGCCACACGTATGCCCAGGCAAGCGACTCCACGGCAACGGGCACGACGGCGACTGCACCCGCCGCGAACTCGAAGGCCGTCAAGAAGCAGGACCGCGCGCTCGGCAAGAAGGTCCGTTCGGCTCTCGCCAAGACGCAAGGCCTCGACGTGTCGGCGATCAACGTTCGCGCCCGTAGCGGCGCAGTCACGCTGACGGGCACGGCGCCCGACAACGACCAGATCCAGAAGGCCGGCGACGTCGCGAAGGGCGTGGCAGGCGTGACGTCGGTGTCGAACAAGATCAACGTCCAGCAGCAGTAA
- a CDS encoding TAXI family TRAP transporter solute-binding subunit produces MKPSDGRRPERTAERKPPKLVARFVAISWRDLAVSFGPILIISAIAIYVAVRLIQPAPPDTLTMAAGPKGSTFWVAAQKYKEVLARNRITLNVLETEGSLDNYRRLTDSHANVDVGFVQDGIAPSKSTDDLMSLGSVAYVPVAIFYRGPMVTLLSEFKGKRIAIGVEGSGTRELALQLLKANGITPDGPTKLLPLSGDDAARALTEGKIDAAILTGDSAQPPVMGKLYRTAGVQFYDFTQANAYAKRFPYLTTLDMPMGSFDLGKNLPSTTLHMIAPTAELVARDSLHPALSDLLIEAAREVHGKATALQKAGEFPAPLAHDFPISDDAARYYKSGKGFLYRMLPFWLASLADRLLVVLVPIIVVLIPGLRLVPSLYAWRVKSRIYRWYGALIAIEREALSDTSAAEREALIVRLDKIEESVNGLKMPLAYADQFYVLREHIGFVRARLTRDSEAAAARDAGGAAGAAESADSSDAGGVSRAEARAAMHEGHAAPIGRDDEGREGGENR; encoded by the coding sequence ATGAAGCCTTCCGACGGACGTCGCCCGGAACGCACCGCCGAACGCAAGCCGCCCAAGCTCGTCGCCCGTTTCGTGGCGATTTCGTGGCGCGATCTCGCCGTCTCGTTCGGCCCGATCCTGATCATCAGCGCCATCGCGATCTATGTCGCCGTGCGCCTGATCCAGCCTGCGCCGCCGGATACGCTGACGATGGCGGCCGGCCCGAAAGGCAGCACCTTCTGGGTCGCCGCGCAGAAGTACAAGGAAGTCCTCGCGCGCAACCGGATCACGCTCAACGTGCTGGAGACGGAAGGCTCGCTCGACAACTACCGGCGTCTGACCGACTCGCACGCGAACGTCGATGTCGGCTTCGTGCAGGACGGCATCGCGCCGTCCAAATCGACCGACGATCTGATGTCGCTCGGCAGCGTCGCGTACGTGCCCGTCGCGATCTTCTATCGCGGGCCGATGGTCACGCTGCTGTCCGAGTTCAAGGGCAAGCGCATCGCGATCGGCGTCGAAGGCAGTGGTACCCGCGAACTCGCCCTGCAGTTGCTGAAGGCGAACGGCATCACGCCCGACGGCCCGACGAAACTGCTGCCGCTCTCCGGCGACGATGCCGCCCGCGCGTTGACGGAAGGCAAGATCGACGCGGCGATCCTGACGGGCGATTCCGCGCAGCCGCCCGTGATGGGCAAGCTGTATCGCACGGCGGGCGTGCAGTTCTACGACTTCACGCAGGCGAACGCGTATGCGAAGCGCTTTCCGTATCTGACGACGCTCGACATGCCGATGGGCTCGTTCGATCTCGGCAAGAACCTGCCGTCGACCACGCTGCACATGATCGCGCCGACGGCCGAACTGGTCGCGCGCGACTCGCTGCATCCCGCGTTGTCGGATCTGCTGATCGAAGCCGCGCGCGAGGTGCACGGCAAGGCGACGGCGCTCCAGAAGGCGGGCGAATTCCCCGCCCCGCTCGCGCATGATTTCCCGATCAGCGACGACGCCGCGCGCTACTACAAGTCGGGCAAGGGCTTTCTCTACCGGATGCTGCCGTTCTGGCTCGCGAGTCTCGCGGACCGGCTGCTGGTGGTGCTGGTTCCGATCATCGTCGTGCTGATTCCGGGCCTGCGGCTCGTGCCGTCGCTGTATGCGTGGCGTGTGAAATCGCGCATCTACCGCTGGTACGGCGCGCTGATCGCGATCGAGCGCGAAGCGCTCAGCGACACGTCGGCGGCCGAGCGCGAGGCGCTGATCGTGAGGCTCGACAAGATCGAGGAATCGGTCAACGGGCTGAAGATGCCGCTCGCGTATGCCGATCAGTTCTACGTGTTGCGCGAGCATATCGGCTTCGTGCGGGCGCGCCTCACGCGCGATTCGGAAGCGGCCGCGGCGCGCGACGCGGGCGGCGCAGCGGGTGCGGCGGAATCGGCGGATTCGTCCGACGCAGGCGGTGTGAGCCGCGCCGAAGCGCGCGCGGCCATGCACGAAGGCCACGCCGCGCCCATCGGCCGCGACGACGAAGGCCGCGAAGGCGGCGAGAACCGCTAG
- a CDS encoding 2-hydroxychromene-2-carboxylate isomerase, translating to MTDGIDATQPLWFYDFVSPFSYLLLEQHDKWPELPFVLTPVFLNELYRHWGQRVAYDVPAKRIFTYRYALFRAEQLGIPFRMPPSHPFDSLKPMLLSVALGSDLQTVREIFRFIWRDGRDPSTPEGFAALCERLHVPNGQELIEREATRAQMMRNSADAIAIGVFGVPTFWLNKQLFWGEDALPMVLYCARTPNWLESKEVKRITSLPKGLAQA from the coding sequence ATGACCGATGGCATCGACGCCACGCAGCCACTGTGGTTTTACGACTTTGTCTCACCGTTCTCGTATCTGCTGCTGGAACAGCACGACAAATGGCCTGAACTGCCGTTCGTGCTGACGCCCGTGTTCCTGAACGAGCTGTATCGCCACTGGGGCCAGCGGGTCGCCTACGACGTGCCCGCGAAACGCATTTTCACGTACCGGTACGCGCTGTTTCGCGCGGAGCAGCTGGGCATACCGTTCCGCATGCCTCCGTCGCATCCGTTCGATTCACTGAAGCCGATGCTGCTGTCCGTCGCGCTCGGCTCCGACCTGCAAACAGTGCGCGAGATTTTCCGCTTCATCTGGCGCGACGGCCGCGATCCGTCGACTCCCGAGGGCTTCGCGGCACTGTGCGAACGGCTGCATGTGCCCAACGGACAGGAACTGATCGAACGCGAAGCGACGCGCGCGCAGATGATGCGCAACAGCGCCGACGCAATTGCGATCGGTGTGTTCGGCGTGCCGACGTTCTGGCTGAACAAGCAGCTGTTCTGGGGCGAAGACGCGCTGCCGATGGTGCTCTATTGCGCGCGCACGCCGAACTGGCTCGAATCGAAGGAAGTGAAGCGGATTACGTCGCTGCCGAAAGGTCTGGCGCAGGCCTGA
- a CDS encoding LysR substrate-binding domain-containing protein, with translation MDDDTAASLDIWLVRVLRTLLVERSVTQTALRLNQTQPAISTALRKLRETLNDPILVRGKSGMVPTEYGESLLAAAQKVLRDVDFVATPHGDFDPARSRRTFRIAAPDYLNDFFMPTVIAQFREAAPHARLEIESLGPLFDHTSALDTGELDLVIGNWPKPDVRFERSDLFSDTVVCMMRADHPLAKAPLTRDAYLAAPHLAPAHYSGARGGAIDTGFARAHAARRIVATLPYFGLVPQVLLQSDLIFTTTRRFALHYAEMLPLAVVDVPIPFPRIKCYQMWHPQPDRPSDIAWLRGLMAQVSEMLVAKKPKRARGAAKEAGAQKKTGAASLPAAPVGEIGQ, from the coding sequence ATGGACGACGACACCGCCGCTTCACTCGATATCTGGCTCGTGCGCGTGCTGCGCACGCTGCTCGTCGAGCGCAGCGTCACGCAGACGGCGCTGCGGCTGAACCAGACGCAGCCCGCCATCAGCACTGCGCTGCGCAAGCTGCGCGAAACGCTGAACGATCCGATTCTTGTACGCGGCAAGTCGGGCATGGTGCCGACGGAATACGGCGAATCGCTGCTTGCGGCCGCGCAAAAGGTACTGCGCGATGTCGATTTCGTCGCGACGCCGCATGGCGATTTCGATCCGGCGCGCTCGCGCCGCACGTTCCGCATCGCCGCGCCGGATTATCTGAACGACTTTTTCATGCCGACCGTGATCGCGCAGTTTCGCGAGGCGGCGCCGCATGCGCGGCTCGAAATCGAGTCGCTTGGACCGCTGTTCGATCACACGTCGGCACTCGATACGGGCGAACTCGATCTCGTGATCGGCAACTGGCCGAAGCCCGATGTGCGCTTCGAGCGCAGCGATCTGTTCTCCGATACCGTCGTGTGCATGATGCGCGCCGATCATCCGCTGGCGAAGGCGCCGCTCACGCGCGACGCGTATCTCGCCGCGCCGCATCTTGCGCCCGCGCACTACAGCGGCGCGCGCGGCGGCGCCATCGACACGGGCTTTGCGCGCGCACACGCGGCGCGCCGGATCGTCGCGACGCTGCCGTACTTCGGCCTCGTGCCGCAAGTGCTGCTGCAATCGGACCTGATCTTCACGACGACGCGCCGCTTCGCGCTGCACTATGCGGAGATGTTGCCGCTTGCCGTCGTCGATGTGCCGATTCCGTTTCCGCGTATCAAGTGCTATCAGATGTGGCATCCGCAGCCGGACCGGCCAAGCGATATCGCGTGGCTGCGCGGCTTGATGGCGCAGGTGTCGGAGATGCTGGTGGCGAAGAAGCCGAAGCGCGCGCGGGGCGCGGCGAAGGAAGCAGGCGCGCAGAAAAAAACAGGCGCCGCGAGTCTGCCCGCTGCGCCCGTTGGAGAAATCGGTCAGTAG
- the xdhC gene encoding xanthine dehydrogenase accessory protein XdhC, whose amino-acid sequence MMHVPTFADMPVQVGRRSGHATKLPPPMHVVLFGAGHVGHALVSLLGRLPCVVQWVDERDELFPDEVPANVQVEATDTPDAIVDEAPAGTYFLVMTHNHALDFALAERIMRRRDFTYFGMIGSKTKRVKFERRLIDRGVDPQRLFEMTCPIGVPGIVDKAPPSIAVAVCAELLQVRSQQISLADFASAQEADCVDV is encoded by the coding sequence ATGATGCACGTTCCGACTTTCGCCGACATGCCCGTTCAGGTCGGGCGACGCAGTGGTCACGCGACGAAGCTGCCGCCGCCGATGCACGTCGTCCTGTTTGGCGCGGGCCATGTTGGCCATGCGCTGGTTTCGCTGCTCGGCCGCTTGCCGTGCGTGGTGCAATGGGTCGACGAGCGCGACGAGCTGTTTCCCGACGAAGTGCCCGCGAACGTGCAGGTCGAGGCCACCGATACGCCCGATGCGATCGTCGACGAAGCGCCAGCCGGCACCTACTTTCTCGTGATGACGCACAACCACGCGCTCGATTTCGCGCTTGCCGAGCGCATCATGCGGCGGCGCGATTTCACGTACTTCGGGATGATCGGCTCGAAGACGAAACGGGTGAAGTTCGAGCGTCGTCTGATCGATCGCGGTGTGGATCCGCAGCGTCTGTTCGAGATGACGTGTCCGATTGGCGTGCCGGGTATCGTCGACAAGGCGCCGCCGTCGATTGCCGTCGCCGTGTGCGCCGAACTGCTGCAAGTGCGTTCGCAGCAGATTTCGCTCGCCGATTTTGCGTCTGCTCAGGAGGCGGACTGCGTCGACGTTTGA